A stretch of the Candidatus Krumholzibacteriia bacterium genome encodes the following:
- a CDS encoding macro domain-containing protein, whose protein sequence is MTSIRVDCDDITSLDVDAMVAAANTRLAGGGDFDGAAPHAAGPRLLEACRSIAFPAISCGVHGFPVEDLAGAAAGAGGLGCHRSSTILAYRLTCLRQGS, encoded by the coding sequence ATGACCTCGATCCGTGTCGACTGCGACGACATCACCTCGCTCGACGTCGACGCCATGGTCGCCGCGGCCAACACGAGACTGGCCGGAGGCGGAGATTTCGACGGTGCGGCCCCCCACGCGGCCGGCCCCCGCCTGCTCGAGGCCTGCCGCTCGATCGCGTTCCCCGCGATCAGCTGTGGCGTCCACGGGTTCCCGGTGGAGGACCTCGCGGGCGCGGCCGCGGGCGCCGGCGGCCTGGGGTGTCATCGTTCGTCGACGATTCTCGCGTATCGATTGACATGCCTGCGGCAGGGGTCGTAG